The candidate division KSB1 bacterium region GGTCGATCTCCAGATTCAGATTGTCATCCGATTCCTGTGCGATCTTGGCCCACTCCGCATCGACGCAGACCACCTTTGCCTGATGGGGATTGACCAGGCCCACCAATGCCTGCTGCGTCAGCAACACCGAAATCCCCGAATCCGTGATCATATAATCCAATCGTTCTGGCGGATAGGCTGGATCGAGCGGGATGAACGCTCCGCCCGCTTTCAGCGCCCCCATGATGCCGATCATCATTTCGATAGAGCGCTCCATGCAGATGCCCACCAGATGCTCTCTGCCCACGCCGATTTTGTTGAGATAGCGAGCCATCTGATTGGCTCGGCGATTGAATTCGCCGTAGGTCAATTGTTGCCCCGCAAAATTGAGTGCAACGGCATCGGGATTTCTTGCAGCTAAATTTTCGAACCATTGATGCATGCACAGATGGCTGGGGAATTCGGCCTGGGTCTTGTTCCACTGGTACAGCATCTCGTTCAATTCCGCCTGGCTCATGATCGGCACCGCCGAAACTTTCTGCTCGGGATCGGCCATTACGTTTTCCAACACGATGCCGAAATGCTCCATCATTCGTTCGATAGTGGAGCGATCGAACAGATCGCTGTTGTATTCAAAAGAAGCCGTGAAACCATTCTCTTCCTCGAAGATAACCAGCGAGAGATCGAATTTAGCCGTGCCGCTTTCGAACGGCACAGGGCTGATCGTGAGGCCTGGCAGCTCGATCTTTTCGGCTGGCGCATTTTGCAGCACGAACATCACCTGAAACAGCGGCGTGTGGCTCAAATCCCGTTGCGGCTGCAGCGCCTCAACCAGCGTCTCAAACGGCAGGTCCTGATGCGCATAAGCGCCCAGCGCCGTCTCCCGCACCCGCTTCACCAGCTCTTTGAAATTGGGATCGCCCGACAGATCGGTGCGCAGCACCAGCGTGTTCACGAAAAATCCGATCAGGCCCTCCAGCTCGGAACGATTGCGATTGGCGTGGGGCGTGCCCACATTGATATCGCTCTGGCCCGAATAGCGATAGAGCAACGTCTTGAACGCCGCCAATAGCGTCATGAACAGCGTCACGTTCTCCTTCTGGCAGAAGGCTTTGAGCGATTGCAGTAGCTCGCCTGAATACCTTTTTGAAATCATGCTGCCTTTGAAGCTCTGCACCGCAGGACGGGGCCGATCCGTGGGCAGCTCGATCACAGGCGGACTGCCCGCCAGTTTCTCCTTCCAATAGGCAAGCTGTTTTTCCAGCACCTCGCCCGATAGCCAGTTCTTCTGCCAATGGGCGAAATCGGCGTATTGAATGGGCAATTCGGGCAGCGGCGACTCTTTTCCTTCGGCAAACGCCTGGTACAATTCCGCCACCTCTTTAACCAGCACGCCCATGGACCAGCCATCGGAGATGATGTGATGCAGCGTGAACAGCACCACGTGATCATCAGGCTTGAGGCTGATCAGCGTCACCCGAAACAGCGGGCCGCTGACCAAATCAAACGGCCGCTGCGCTTCCTCGGTGGCCAGTTGCTGGACTTTTGTTTCTTGCTCCGCTTCAGGCAGATGGCTGAGATCGATCTCATTGATCGTGACCGAAAAATCTTCAGCAATCACCTGATACGGCTTGCCTTTGACGGCTTTAAAAGTGGTTCGCAGCGTCTCGTGCCGTCGTACGATCTCGGCAATGCTGCGTTTTAAGGCCTCTTTGTTCAAATGTCCCGAAAGCCGCATGGCCGAAGGGATGTTGTAAAACGGGCTATTCGGCTCCAATTGATCCAAAAACCAGAGCCGCTGCTGAGCAAAGGACAACGGCAGATCCTGATCCCGAGGGATGCGCTGGATCGGCGGTGCCTCCAGGCCCTGAGCCGAGAGTCGCTCCCGATCGATGATGCGAGCCAACGCCTCCACTGTGGGCGACTCGAACAGATGGCGCAATGGCAACTCGATCCCAAATGCATCCCGAATGCGGCTCTGTACCCGAACGCCTAACAGCGAATGTCCGCCCAGTTCGAAGAAATTATCCTGAACTCCCACCCTTTCGACCGCCAGCACTTGCGCCATGATGCCTGCGACCAATTCTTCAGTTTGCGTTCTGGGAGCGATGTACGCCCTGCCCAATTCAGGCCGACCCTGATCGGGTGCGGGCAAGACCTTGCGATTGATCTTCCCATTGGGGGTGAGCGGCATTTCATCCAGCTTCATGAAAATCGCTGGCACCATATAATCGGGCAGACGTTCTTTGAGATAAGCGTAAAGGTCATTGGCCGTAGGCTCGGCTGCCTTCGGATCCGCCACAAAATAGGCTACCAGCTTTTTCTCGCCTGCTTGATCCTCCCGAGCCAGCACCGCCGCCATTTTCACGGCTGGATGTCCTTGCAACGCCGCCTCGATCTCGCCTAACTCGATCCGAAAGCCCCGAATTTTCACCTGATGATCGATGCGGCCCAGGAATTCGATATTGCCATCGGGACGATAGCGGGCCAGATCGCCAGTGCGGTACAGCCGCTCCCCTGCTGCAGCGCTGAACGGATTGGGGATGAATTTCTCCGCCGTCAAATCAGGGCGATGCAGATAGCCCCGTGCCAGGCCAATGCCGCCCACGCACAATTCCCCAGCCACGCCAATGGGCACAGGCCGCAGATGTTCATCCAACAGATAAATCTGCTTGTTCAAAATCGGTCGGCCTATGTGAACCGATTTGACGTCCTCAGCGAGATTTTCAAATACGCTCCAACTGGCGCCGATCGTAATTTCCGTCGGCCCATAGCCATTGACCACCCGTCTACCTTTCGACCATTGGTTGATGATGTCAGTGGTGCACGCCTCGCCAGCCGAGAGCACCACAGCCAATGAATCCAGCCCCTCGGGCGACATCACAGTCAACATCGACGGCGGCAGGCTGATCGAAGTCACACCGTTTTCATCCAGCAATCTGGTGAGATCAACGGCTGACATCAGCGTCTCCTGTTTGGCCAATTGCAAAGTCGCCCCGCTCAACAGCGCCGTGTAAATTTCCGCCACCGAAGCATCGAAGCTGATGGAAGCAAATTGCAAGAGCCGACGATTGGGTTCCGCTTTCATCACTTCGGCATGGGCCTGGCAGAAATTGACCAGCCCCCGATGATTGAGCATTGTGCCCTTGGGTCGGCCTGTCGAACCCGAAGTGTAGATCAAATAGGCCAGGTTCTCAGGCGTGGTCGTTCGGCCCAGATTCTTGGTGCTCTCTCTTGCAATCGTTTCCCAATCGGCATCCAGGCAGATCATGGTTGCGCCTGTCTGGGGCAAATTCGGCTTCAAAAGTTGCTGGGTCAACAAGATCGCCACACCCGAATCCGTCAGCATGTATTCGATGCGGTCGCTGGGATAGTTGGGATCCATGGGCACGTAGGCGCCGCCCGCTTTGAGCACACCCAGCATGGCCACGATCATCTCCAGCGAGCGCTCCATGCAGATACCCACCAGTCCCTCCTGCCCCACGCCTGATTTTTGGAGAAAGCGAGCCAGTTGATTGGCTCGGGCGTTGAGCGCTCGATAGCTCATGGTCTCGCCCTCAAATGCCAGGGCAATGGCTTCGGGCGTCTTTTCCACCTGGGCCTCGAAGACCTCATGAACGCAAAGCTCGGACGGATAATCGCCGCTGGTATTGTTCCACTCCACCAGCAATTGCCGCTGTTCATCCTCCGTCAATAGAGACAAATTTTTGATGGCGCCATTCTCATGCTCGACAAAGCCTGCTAACAGAACCGCCAGATGATTCAGCATCCGCCAAATCGTGGCGTCGCTGAAGCGATGCGTATCATAGGCGATCTGCAGGAAAAATCGCTTGCCTGGCGAGGCGACTAGCGTTATGGGATAATTGGTCTTTTCGAACGAGCGAACGTTGCTGG contains the following coding sequences:
- a CDS encoding amino acid adenylation domain-containing protein, with protein sequence MRLSDQTYQFVWNHHHLLLDGWSMPIVIQEVFACYEALRQGKPIQLPPVRPYRDYINWLQKQDQAAAEKYWRNELKGFTAPTPLISDPALDGKLIPEKDYDDRKLYLPEEATAKLEALARKHQLTLNTIVQGAWAILLSRYSHEQDVLFGATVSGRPAELDGVDRMVGLFINTLPVRVQVDEEQSLVPWLKQLQQKQFEQREFEYCSLADIQGWSEVPRDTPLFHSILVFENYPVNDTLQRQNTSLKASNVRSFEKTNYPITLVASPGKRFFLQIAYDTHRFSDATIWRMLNHLAVLLAGFVEHENGAIKNLSLLTEDEQRQLLVEWNNTSGDYPSELCVHEVFEAQVEKTPEAIALAFEGETMSYRALNARANQLARFLQKSGVGQEGLVGICMERSLEMIVAMLGVLKAGGAYVPMDPNYPSDRIEYMLTDSGVAILLTQQLLKPNLPQTGATMICLDADWETIARESTKNLGRTTTPENLAYLIYTSGSTGRPKGTMLNHRGLVNFCQAHAEVMKAEPNRRLLQFASISFDASVAEIYTALLSGATLQLAKQETLMSAVDLTRLLDENGVTSISLPPSMLTVMSPEGLDSLAVVLSAGEACTTDIINQWSKGRRVVNGYGPTEITIGASWSVFENLAEDVKSVHIGRPILNKQIYLLDEHLRPVPIGVAGELCVGGIGLARGYLHRPDLTAEKFIPNPFSAAAGERLYRTGDLARYRPDGNIEFLGRIDHQVKIRGFRIELGEIEAALQGHPAVKMAAVLAREDQAGEKKLVAYFVADPKAAEPTANDLYAYLKERLPDYMVPAIFMKLDEMPLTPNGKINRKVLPAPDQGRPELGRAYIAPRTQTEELVAGIMAQVLAVERVGVQDNFFELGGHSLLGVRVQSRIRDAFGIELPLRHLFESPTVEALARIIDRERLSAQGLEAPPIQRIPRDQDLPLSFAQQRLWFLDQLEPNSPFYNIPSAMRLSGHLNKEALKRSIAEIVRRHETLRTTFKAVKGKPYQVIAEDFSVTINEIDLSHLPEAEQETKVQQLATEEAQRPFDLVSGPLFRVTLISLKPDDHVVLFTLHHIISDGWSMGVLVKEVAELYQAFAEGKESPLPELPIQYADFAHWQKNWLSGEVLEKQLAYWKEKLAGSPPVIELPTDRPRPAVQSFKGSMISKRYSGELLQSLKAFCQKENVTLFMTLLAAFKTLLYRYSGQSDINVGTPHANRNRSELEGLIGFFVNTLVLRTDLSGDPNFKELVKRVRETALGAYAHQDLPFETLVEALQPQRDLSHTPLFQVMFVLQNAPAEKIELPGLTISPVPFESGTAKFDLSLVIFEEENGFTASFEYNSDLFDRSTIERMMEHFGIVLENVMADPEQKVSAVPIMSQAELNEMLYQWNKTQAEFPSHLCMHQWFENLAARNPDAVALNFAGQQLTYGEFNRRANQMARYLNKIGVGREHLVGICMERSIEMMIGIMGALKAGGAFIPLDPAYPPERLDYMITDSGISVLLTQQALVGLVNPHQAKVVCVDAEWAKIAQESDDNLNLEIDPTNLAYVIYTSGSTGKPKGTMLQHRGWCNLGRAQQLAFGQGEGDRVLQFSALSFDASVWEMVMALLSGATLSLTHREMLSTGQGLLQVLQQDEITMVTLPPSVLAVVPDADLPHLRTIITAGEACSADLVARWGKGRRFFNAYGPTETTVCASMFLVPEGYRNNPPIGKPIANFQLYVLDANWQPVPKGVPGELCIGGAGVARGYLNRPDLTAEKFIPDPFSKEKGARLYRSGDLVRYLPDGNIEFLGRIDHQVKVRGFRIELGEIEAALKDHPDILDAAAIVREDRPGDKRIVAYLIPEAGKELTVGDLRSYLRERLPEYMVPSAFMTLSEFPLSPSGKVDRKRLPAPDLSRPELGSEYVAPRNETEERLAAICAELLNLKQVGVYDNFFELGGHSLLATQFISHIRDAFQVELPLRTLFEFPTIADLAQKVLESPKISEQEQAPIEVTHRGEKSIEELLAELEQMSDEEAEALIANT